From Solibacillus sp. FSL W7-1464:
CTGTTGTACATTTAACTGGTGCTGTTGGAGCTGTAGTTGTCGCAGCAATCGTCGGTCCTCGTATCGGGAAGTATGCTAAAGGTGTTGTAAACGTTATTCCTGGTCACTCCATTCCACTTGGCGCATTAGGGGTTTTCATCCTTTGGTTAGGTTGGTACGGCTTTAATGGTGCATCAACATTGGCAGCAGATCCGGCACTGGTTCCTGGCGTTATTGCAAATACTTTCTTATCTGCATCTGCCGGTGTAATTGCTACTGCATTTTATACACGTCTTCGTTATGGCTTTATCGATGGTTCTTTAACATTAAACGGCGCTTTAGCTGGTTTAGTAAGTATTACGGCCGGTGCTGCTAACTTAAGCATTGTCGGATCTATTATCGCAGGTGCTGTTGGAGGCGTTGTGTTAGTAGAAGCTGTCCGCTTTATTGAACATAAACTAAAAGTGGATGATCCGGTTGGCGCTGTTGCCGTACACGGTGTAGCAGGTATTTGGGGTACATTGGCAGTCGGTTTATTCGATACTGCTGGCGGCGGTCTATTTTACGGCGGTGGTGCTGCATTACTAGGCGTGCAGGCTTTAGGTGTTGTCGCAGTAATCGCTTGGACTGCAAGCACTGTTGCCATTGCAACATATATTATCAAAGCATTTATTCCTCTGCGTGTTACACATGAAGAAGAAGTCCAAGGTTTGGATATTGCGGAACATGGTGCATACGCTTATGAAATGCAAGAAACTTTTAAAGGTCTTTCAAAACCAAATGACAGTTTTGCCCAACGCTTAACGAACTTAGGGAAAGTTCCTACCCCTTCCAACGTACAAGACAGCGGGTCTAAAACTAAAGCCGGGTTCCCGAATTCTTTAAGCTCTACAAAGAGCTAAAAGCGAAATGTGCGCCCCCTTCCCCCGCACATTTTCGAACCATTCTTTCAATAAATTATAAACTGAGCAAGGA
This genomic window contains:
- a CDS encoding ammonium transporter gives rise to the protein MTNEALELSINLVWVMLGAFFVFFMHAGFAMVEAGFTRSKNAVNILMKNILTISIGGLVYFAVGYAIMFGESSGGLIGSSGFALSGVDDIAFFVFQAMFAATCATIISGAVAERTNIMAYMALVVIMTAIIYPVVGHWVWQGDGWLTSLGFVDFAGSTVVHLTGAVGAVVVAAIVGPRIGKYAKGVVNVIPGHSIPLGALGVFILWLGWYGFNGASTLAADPALVPGVIANTFLSASAGVIATAFYTRLRYGFIDGSLTLNGALAGLVSITAGAANLSIVGSIIAGAVGGVVLVEAVRFIEHKLKVDDPVGAVAVHGVAGIWGTLAVGLFDTAGGGLFYGGGAALLGVQALGVVAVIAWTASTVAIATYIIKAFIPLRVTHEEEVQGLDIAEHGAYAYEMQETFKGLSKPNDSFAQRLTNLGKVPTPSNVQDSGSKTKAGFPNSLSSTKS